From the Streptomyces nigrescens genome, one window contains:
- the ilvD gene encoding dihydroxy-acid dehydratase, whose translation MPDLRSRTVTHGRNMAGARALMQASGVAREDFGKPIIAVANSFTEFVPGHTHLQPVGRIVSEAIHAAGGIAREFNTIAVDDGIAMGHGGMLYSLPSRDLIADSVEYMVEAHCADALICISNCDKITPGMLMAAMRLNIPAVFVSGGPMESGKTTLVDGTVRTLDLVDAISDAVNDKISDEDILRIEENACPTCGSCSGMFTANSMNCLTEAIGLSLPGNGSTLATHTARKALYENAGRTVVEITKRHYDEDDHTVLPRNIGSRAAFENAMALDIAMGGSTNTILHLLAAAQEAGLSFDLDDINAVSRRVPCLAKVAPNVAPGGTYYMEDVHRAGGIPAILGELYRGGLLNEDVHTVHSASIEDWLKTWDVRGGSPSDEAVELWHAAPGCKRSATAFSQSERWDSLDVDAAGGCIRDMAHAYSVDGGLAVLKGNIAEDGCVVKTAGVDESIWTFEGPAVVCESQEEAVDKILKKQVKEGDVVVIRYEGPKGGPGMQEMLYPTSFLKGRGLGKTCALVTDGRFSGGTSGLSIGHASPEAAAGGTIALVEDGDRIRIDIPNRGIELLVSDEELAARREALGGVYAPKSRERKVSQALRAYAAMATSADKGAVRDVSKLG comes from the coding sequence GTGCCTGATCTGAGGTCCCGCACCGTTACCCATGGCCGCAACATGGCCGGCGCCCGAGCCCTTATGCAGGCCTCCGGCGTAGCGCGCGAGGACTTCGGCAAGCCGATCATCGCGGTGGCCAACAGCTTCACCGAGTTCGTGCCCGGCCACACCCACCTCCAGCCGGTCGGCCGGATCGTCTCCGAGGCGATCCACGCCGCGGGCGGTATCGCGCGTGAGTTCAACACCATCGCGGTCGACGACGGCATCGCGATGGGCCACGGCGGCATGCTCTACAGCCTGCCCTCCCGCGACCTGATCGCCGACTCCGTCGAGTACATGGTCGAGGCGCACTGCGCGGACGCGCTGATCTGCATCTCCAACTGCGACAAGATCACGCCCGGCATGCTGATGGCCGCGATGCGGCTCAACATCCCGGCCGTCTTCGTCTCCGGCGGCCCGATGGAGTCCGGCAAGACGACCCTCGTCGACGGCACCGTCCGCACCCTCGACCTGGTCGACGCGATCTCCGACGCCGTCAACGACAAGATCTCCGACGAGGACATCCTCCGCATCGAGGAGAACGCCTGCCCGACCTGCGGTTCCTGTTCGGGCATGTTCACCGCCAACTCGATGAACTGCCTGACCGAGGCCATCGGCCTCTCGCTGCCCGGCAACGGCTCGACGCTGGCCACCCACACCGCCCGCAAGGCGCTGTACGAGAACGCCGGCCGCACGGTCGTCGAGATCACCAAGCGGCACTACGACGAGGACGACCACACCGTCCTGCCGCGCAACATCGGCAGCCGCGCCGCCTTCGAGAACGCCATGGCCCTGGACATCGCCATGGGCGGCTCGACCAACACGATCCTGCATCTGCTCGCCGCGGCGCAGGAAGCCGGCCTGAGCTTCGACCTGGACGACATCAACGCCGTCTCCCGCCGGGTGCCCTGCCTGGCGAAGGTCGCCCCGAACGTCGCCCCCGGCGGCACGTACTACATGGAGGACGTGCACCGCGCCGGCGGTATCCCCGCCATCCTCGGTGAGCTCTACCGCGGCGGTCTGCTCAACGAGGACGTGCACACCGTCCACAGCGCCTCGATCGAGGACTGGCTCAAGACCTGGGACGTGCGCGGCGGCTCCCCCTCCGACGAGGCCGTCGAGCTGTGGCACGCGGCCCCCGGCTGCAAGCGCTCCGCGACCGCCTTCTCCCAGTCCGAGCGCTGGGACTCCCTCGATGTGGACGCGGCCGGCGGCTGCATCCGCGACATGGCGCACGCCTACTCCGTCGACGGTGGCCTGGCGGTCCTCAAGGGCAACATCGCCGAGGACGGCTGTGTCGTGAAGACCGCCGGCGTCGACGAGTCCATCTGGACCTTCGAGGGCCCCGCCGTGGTCTGCGAGTCGCAGGAGGAGGCCGTCGACAAGATCCTCAAGAAGCAGGTCAAGGAGGGCGACGTCGTCGTCATCCGCTACGAGGGCCCCAAGGGCGGCCCCGGCATGCAGGAGATGCTCTACCCGACGTCCTTCCTCAAGGGCCGCGGCCTGGGCAAGACCTGCGCACTGGTCACCGACGGCCGCTTCTCCGGCGGCACGTCCGGCCTGTCCATCGGCCACGCCTCCCCCGAGGCGGCGGCCGGCGGCACCATCGCCCTCGTCGAGGACGGCGACCGCATCCGCATCGACATCCCGAACCGCGGCATCGAACTCCTCGTCAGCGACGAGGAGTTGGCGGCCCGCCGCGAGGCCCTCGGTGGCGTCTACGCCCCCAAGAGCCGCGAGCGCAAGGTCTCCCAGGCCCTGCGCGCGTACGCGGCCATGGCCACCAGCGCCGACAAGGGCGCGGTGCGCGATGTGAGCAAGCTGGGCTGA
- a CDS encoding TetR family transcriptional regulator: MSGGRDEAPGTPPPPARRRGRPARAAAEAGPGARDRILAAARTEFAARGYDKTSVRGIAKAAGVDAALVHHYFGTKEQVFAAAIELTFAPALTMPDALAGGGADVGERMARFMFGIWENPVSRQPLLAIMRSALTNDTAAAVLRGLIERRMLQRVAGELDVPDPEFRVQLAAGHLMGIAVLRYVIKMDPVASADPEEIIAMVAPTLQRYLTQP; the protein is encoded by the coding sequence GTGAGCGGTGGCCGGGACGAGGCGCCCGGTACGCCGCCCCCACCGGCCCGCCGCCGGGGCCGCCCGGCCCGCGCCGCCGCCGAGGCCGGTCCCGGCGCCCGGGACCGCATCCTGGCCGCGGCCCGTACGGAGTTCGCCGCGCGCGGCTACGACAAGACCTCGGTGCGTGGTATCGCCAAGGCGGCCGGGGTGGACGCGGCGCTGGTCCACCACTACTTCGGCACCAAGGAGCAGGTCTTCGCGGCGGCCATCGAGCTGACCTTCGCGCCCGCGCTGACCATGCCGGACGCCCTCGCGGGCGGCGGTGCGGACGTGGGCGAGCGGATGGCCCGCTTCATGTTCGGCATCTGGGAGAACCCGGTCAGCCGGCAGCCGCTGCTGGCGATCATGCGCTCGGCGCTGACCAACGACACCGCCGCGGCCGTGCTGCGAGGCCTCATCGAGCGGCGGATGCTCCAGCGGGTCGCGGGTGAACTGGACGTCCCCGACCCGGAGTTCCGGGTACAGCTGGCCGCCGGGCACCTGATGGGGATCGCCGTGCTGCGCTATGTGATCAAGATGGACCCGGTCGCCTCCGCGGACCCGGAGGAGATCATCGCCATGGTCGCGCCGACCCTCCAGCGGTATCTGACCCAGCCGTGA
- a CDS encoding sugar phosphate isomerase/epimerase family protein, whose translation MTEPVVRIPDAKVALSTASVYPESTATAFEIAARLGYDGVEVMVWTDPVSQDIDALRRLSDYHGVPVLAVHAPCLLITQRVWSTDPWVKLQRARNAAEKLGASTVVVHPPFRWQRSYAREFVRGVWRMAHETDVKFAVENMYPWRYRDREMLAYAPDWDPTNDDYRHFTVDLSHTATARNDALEMVGRMGDRLAHVHLADGNGSAKDEHLVPGRGSQPCAAVLERLAASGFDGHVVVEVNTRRAMSAAEREADLAEALAFTRLHLASPNRVPGS comes from the coding sequence GTGACAGAGCCAGTGGTGCGCATCCCGGATGCGAAGGTCGCGCTGTCCACGGCCTCGGTGTATCCGGAGTCGACGGCGACGGCCTTCGAGATCGCCGCGCGCCTCGGCTACGACGGCGTCGAGGTCATGGTGTGGACCGATCCGGTCAGCCAGGACATCGACGCGCTGCGCCGGCTCTCGGACTACCACGGCGTGCCGGTGCTGGCCGTCCACGCGCCGTGTCTGCTGATCACCCAGCGGGTCTGGTCCACCGACCCGTGGGTCAAGCTGCAGCGCGCCCGCAACGCCGCGGAGAAGCTGGGCGCCTCCACGGTGGTCGTGCACCCGCCGTTCCGCTGGCAGCGCAGCTATGCGCGCGAGTTCGTCCGCGGGGTGTGGCGGATGGCGCACGAGACGGACGTGAAATTCGCCGTCGAGAACATGTACCCGTGGCGCTACCGCGACCGCGAGATGCTCGCCTACGCGCCCGACTGGGACCCCACCAACGACGACTACCGGCACTTCACCGTCGACCTGTCGCACACCGCCACCGCGCGCAATGACGCGCTGGAGATGGTGGGGCGGATGGGTGACCGGCTGGCGCATGTCCACCTCGCCGACGGCAACGGCTCCGCCAAGGACGAGCATCTGGTGCCGGGGCGCGGCAGCCAGCCCTGCGCCGCGGTGCTGGAGCGGCTGGCCGCGAGCGGTTTTGACGGCCATGTGGTGGTCGAGGTCAACACCCGGCGGGCGATGTCCGCCGCCGAACGCGAGGCCGACCTGGCCGAGGCGCTGGCCTTCACCCGGCTGCATCTCGCCTCACCGAACAGGGTCCCCGGCTCGTGA
- a CDS encoding Ppx/GppA phosphatase family protein translates to MRLGVLDVGSNTVHLLVVDAHPGARPLPAYSHKAELRLAELLDGAGAISDPGVERLVATIHEALQVAEDKGVESVLPFATSAIREATNGEDVLRRVALETDVELQVLSGEDEARLTFLAARRWLGWSAGRLLVLDIGGGSLEIAYGLDEDPDVAVSLPLGAGRLTAGDLPGDPPDSDDVRTLRRRVRAEIAKVVSEFSRYGTPDQVVGTSKTFKQLARIAGAARSAEGLYVQRELTRKKLEEWVPRLATMSAEERVALPGVSEGRSRQLLAGALVAEAAMDLFGVETLEICPWALREGVILRRLDHLP, encoded by the coding sequence ATGAGACTCGGTGTCCTCGATGTGGGTTCGAATACGGTCCATCTCTTGGTGGTGGACGCACACCCGGGCGCGCGCCCGCTGCCCGCCTATTCGCACAAGGCGGAGCTGCGCCTGGCCGAACTCCTCGACGGGGCCGGGGCGATAAGCGATCCCGGGGTGGAGCGCCTGGTGGCCACCATCCACGAGGCGCTGCAGGTGGCCGAGGACAAGGGCGTCGAGAGTGTGCTGCCGTTCGCCACGTCGGCGATCCGCGAGGCCACCAACGGGGAGGACGTGCTGCGCCGGGTCGCCCTGGAGACCGATGTCGAGCTGCAGGTGCTCTCCGGTGAGGACGAGGCGCGGCTCACCTTCCTCGCCGCCCGCCGGTGGCTGGGCTGGTCCGCCGGCCGGCTGCTGGTGCTGGACATCGGCGGCGGCTCGCTGGAGATCGCCTACGGCCTCGACGAGGACCCGGACGTGGCGGTGTCGCTGCCGCTGGGCGCCGGCCGGCTGACCGCGGGCGATCTGCCCGGCGACCCGCCGGACTCCGACGACGTCCGCACGCTCCGCCGCCGGGTGCGGGCCGAGATCGCCAAGGTGGTGAGCGAATTCAGCCGCTACGGCACCCCCGACCAGGTCGTCGGCACGTCCAAGACCTTCAAGCAGCTGGCCCGGATCGCGGGCGCCGCGCGCTCCGCCGAGGGCCTCTACGTCCAGCGCGAGCTGACCCGCAAGAAGCTGGAGGAGTGGGTGCCGCGGCTGGCCACGATGTCCGCGGAGGAGCGGGTGGCGCTGCCCGGGGTGTCCGAGGGGCGCTCACGGCAGCTGCTCGCCGGGGCGCTGGTCGCCGAGGCCGCGATGGACCTGTTCGGGGTCGAGACGCTGGAGATCTGCCCGTGGGCGCTGCGCGAGGGCGTCATTCTGCGGCGGCTGGACCACCTGCCGTAG
- a CDS encoding BACON domain-containing protein, translating to MSSRPEHPTHSTGAHRSRGDARRRNRRQPSERPGPDAARPPDGSRDGYQPHLDGLFTYCLSVLCEHDAATAVLGEMLALAERHHGRRPADPALHRSWLYALARWACLRRLAERTAPAAGKPGPGAAREAERRQRELAALAWPEAAGTTPEQREALELSVRHHLSADEVAAVLGADPIATRALLATASCEVERTRAALAVVESGRCREVARLAGDTQMLLGAALSRELVRHVDDCAECRRTAERATAPGTWPGTAPVPQGTLPLVTAPMEAVLGALAAARRAKSGRAEGVAGAGGGGRASGANGSPRYDRSGFPVGPPKDRVARRRRLRSRALTTTVVATVVAAPVLALWAAYRGGPATDVAADDSPSVTASDTEPGPRLGGRPYENAGNARTTPGPGFKAGDGTPDVSVEVISADGTPQRPGGPGGRAESGPGRLTVAAEPRGRTTVLTLSASGGTPVRWRASAGAAWLQMSHTAGTLLPGESTTITVYIDHDREPAGHWRARIAIEPGGTVVTMHGHGVTGPAPGPQRPTSPHPKPTPPGPKPTPTPTPTSPSPTPTPTGPTPKPTGPEPSSTPSNTTHPAR from the coding sequence ATGAGCAGCAGGCCCGAGCACCCCACGCACTCCACCGGCGCACACCGGTCGCGCGGCGACGCGCGGCGCCGGAACCGGCGGCAGCCGTCCGAGCGGCCCGGCCCGGACGCCGCGCGCCCCCCGGACGGGAGCCGCGACGGCTACCAGCCCCATCTGGACGGGCTGTTCACCTACTGCCTGTCCGTGCTGTGCGAACACGACGCCGCGACCGCGGTGCTCGGCGAGATGCTCGCGCTCGCCGAGCGGCACCACGGCCGCCGCCCCGCCGACCCGGCGCTGCACCGCTCCTGGCTCTACGCGCTGGCCCGCTGGGCCTGTCTGCGCCGGCTCGCCGAGCGGACCGCGCCGGCCGCCGGGAAGCCGGGCCCCGGAGCGGCCCGCGAGGCCGAGCGCCGGCAGCGTGAACTCGCCGCGCTGGCCTGGCCGGAGGCCGCGGGCACCACCCCCGAGCAGCGCGAGGCGCTGGAGCTCTCGGTGCGCCACCACCTCTCGGCGGACGAGGTCGCCGCGGTGCTCGGCGCCGACCCGATCGCCACCCGCGCCCTGCTGGCCACCGCGTCCTGCGAGGTCGAACGGACCCGGGCGGCGCTGGCCGTCGTCGAGTCCGGCCGTTGCCGCGAAGTCGCGCGGCTGGCGGGCGACACCCAGATGCTGCTGGGCGCGGCGCTGAGCCGCGAGCTGGTGCGCCATGTCGACGACTGCGCCGAGTGCCGGCGGACCGCGGAGCGGGCCACAGCGCCGGGGACCTGGCCGGGCACCGCACCGGTGCCCCAGGGCACCCTGCCGCTGGTCACCGCGCCCATGGAGGCCGTGCTCGGCGCGCTGGCGGCGGCCCGGCGCGCCAAGTCGGGCCGCGCGGAAGGGGTGGCCGGTGCGGGAGGCGGCGGCCGGGCGAGTGGGGCAAACGGTTCTCCTCGCTATGACCGCAGCGGATTCCCCGTGGGCCCACCGAAGGACCGGGTGGCCCGCCGGCGCCGGCTGCGCAGCCGGGCGCTGACCACCACCGTGGTCGCCACGGTGGTCGCCGCGCCGGTGCTGGCCCTGTGGGCGGCATACCGGGGCGGCCCCGCCACCGATGTGGCGGCGGACGACTCGCCCTCGGTGACGGCCAGCGACACCGAGCCGGGGCCGCGGCTGGGCGGCCGCCCGTACGAGAACGCCGGCAACGCCAGGACGACGCCCGGGCCCGGCTTCAAGGCGGGCGACGGGACGCCCGATGTGTCCGTCGAGGTGATCAGCGCGGACGGCACCCCGCAGCGGCCGGGCGGGCCGGGCGGCCGGGCGGAGTCGGGCCCCGGCCGGCTGACCGTCGCCGCCGAGCCCCGCGGCCGGACCACGGTCCTCACGCTCAGCGCCTCGGGCGGCACCCCGGTCCGCTGGCGGGCGTCGGCGGGCGCGGCCTGGCTGCAGATGAGTCATACGGCGGGCACGCTGCTGCCGGGCGAGTCCACGACGATCACGGTCTACATCGACCACGACCGGGAGCCGGCGGGCCACTGGCGGGCCAGGATCGCCATCGAGCCCGGCGGCACCGTCGTCACGATGCACGGCCATGGCGTGACCGGCCCGGCTCCCGGTCCGCAGCGTCCGACGTCCCCGCATCCGAAGCCGACCCCGCCGGGTCCGAAGCCGACGCCCACGCCGACCCCGACGTCCCCCTCGCCCACGCCCACGCCGACGGGTCCGACGCCGAAGCCGACCGGCCCGGAGCCGTCCTCGACACCCTCGAACACGACGCATCCGGCCCGCTGA